A DNA window from Allokutzneria albata contains the following coding sequences:
- the panB gene encoding 3-methyl-2-oxobutanoate hydroxymethyltransferase, which yields MTSHVPVEESAPYGAGSAPKPARRVRIHHLRELKERGEPWPMLTAYDMFSAKIFDDAGIPVLLVGDSAANTVFGYSSSLPVSVEELMPLVRGVTRSVRKALVVADLPFGSYQVSPEQALTTAVRFMKDGQAHAVKLEGGRRFAPHVEAITAAGVPVMGHIGFTPQSEHNLGGYRVQGRGDAGDDLVADALALQEAGAFAVVLEMVPAEVAKRITAELVIPTVGIGAGPDCDAQVLVWQDMAGMNQGKAPRFVKRYADVAGVLSQAAGQFAAEVRGGAFPGPEHVFH from the coding sequence ATGACCAGCCATGTCCCGGTTGAGGAGAGCGCCCCCTACGGCGCCGGTAGCGCCCCGAAGCCCGCGCGACGGGTTCGCATCCACCACCTTCGTGAGCTCAAAGAGCGCGGTGAGCCGTGGCCGATGCTCACCGCCTACGACATGTTCAGCGCCAAGATCTTCGACGACGCCGGGATCCCGGTGCTGCTCGTCGGGGACTCCGCGGCGAACACCGTGTTCGGCTACTCCAGCTCGCTGCCCGTCAGCGTCGAGGAGCTGATGCCGCTCGTCCGCGGGGTGACGCGATCGGTGCGCAAGGCGCTCGTGGTCGCCGACCTGCCGTTCGGCTCGTACCAGGTCTCACCTGAGCAGGCGCTCACCACGGCCGTGCGCTTCATGAAGGACGGCCAGGCGCACGCGGTGAAGCTCGAAGGTGGCAGGCGGTTCGCCCCGCACGTCGAAGCGATCACCGCGGCCGGCGTTCCGGTCATGGGGCACATCGGCTTCACCCCGCAGAGCGAGCACAACCTCGGCGGCTACCGGGTGCAGGGCCGGGGCGACGCGGGTGACGACCTCGTGGCCGACGCGCTCGCACTGCAGGAGGCCGGGGCGTTCGCCGTGGTGCTGGAGATGGTGCCCGCGGAGGTCGCCAAGCGGATCACCGCAGAACTGGTCATCCCGACCGTGGGCATCGGCGCGGGTCCGGACTGCGACGCGCAGGTGCTGGTGTGGCAGGACATGGCCGGGATGAACCAGGGCAAGGCACCGCGCTTCGTGAAGCGGTACGCCGACGTCGCCGGAGTGCTGTCCCAGGCGGCCGGACAGTTCGCGGCCGAGGTGCGCGGCGGCGCGTTCCCCGGCCCCGAACACGTCTTCCACTAG
- a CDS encoding RNB domain-containing ribonuclease codes for MLSAASGDHQESAFAVIRAEFPLPGAFPAAALAEAERAAAVPDGVDRVDATDLPLVTVDPVGSRDLDQAVLIERLGSGFRVHYAIADLGVTIRPGGALDAEVRRRGQTFYLPDGAIPLHPPVLSEGASSLLPGEVRAAVLWTIDLDSDAEPARAELRRALVRSVARLDYASVQAAIEAGTPHPSIAALPELGKLRRKAAAARGAIELELPEQQVAPDGNGGWHVVVRPRLDVETWNAEISLLTGMCAAQIMTDANIGVLRTLPDAPEQAVVELRRSAAALGIDWAEDADAASLLIGLDPASPATMALLDDATRLLRGAGYTAFDGAPPHVRGHAGIGAPYAHVTAPLRRLVDRFATEVCLAVTAGREVPDWVREALPELPAAMESSDRLAAQVERACIDQAETWTLAGQVGRLFPAVVLRTNGESGGTVFLLDPPVLGKCRGDGLVEGQRIMARLLEVDPVARRVSFEVA; via the coding sequence GTGCTGAGTGCGGCGAGCGGCGACCACCAGGAGTCGGCCTTCGCCGTCATCCGCGCCGAGTTCCCGCTGCCCGGCGCCTTCCCCGCGGCCGCGCTGGCCGAGGCCGAGCGGGCCGCGGCGGTGCCGGACGGGGTCGACCGCGTCGACGCCACGGACCTGCCGCTGGTCACGGTCGACCCGGTGGGCAGCCGCGACCTGGACCAGGCCGTGCTGATCGAGCGCCTCGGCTCCGGGTTCCGGGTGCACTACGCCATCGCCGACCTGGGCGTGACCATCCGTCCCGGCGGCGCGCTCGACGCGGAGGTCCGCAGGCGCGGGCAGACCTTCTACCTGCCGGACGGCGCCATCCCGCTGCACCCGCCGGTGCTCTCCGAGGGCGCGTCCAGCCTGCTGCCCGGCGAGGTGCGGGCGGCGGTGCTGTGGACCATCGACCTGGACTCCGACGCGGAACCGGCCCGAGCCGAGCTGCGCAGGGCTCTGGTGCGCTCGGTGGCCCGGCTCGACTACGCGAGCGTGCAGGCCGCGATCGAGGCGGGAACACCGCACCCGTCCATCGCCGCACTGCCGGAGCTGGGCAAACTCCGTCGCAAGGCCGCCGCGGCGCGGGGCGCGATCGAACTCGAGCTCCCGGAGCAGCAGGTCGCGCCGGACGGCAACGGCGGGTGGCACGTGGTGGTCCGGCCCAGGCTGGACGTCGAGACCTGGAACGCGGAGATCTCGCTGCTCACCGGCATGTGCGCGGCGCAGATCATGACTGACGCGAACATCGGCGTGCTGCGGACGCTGCCGGACGCGCCGGAGCAGGCCGTGGTGGAGCTGCGCCGCTCCGCCGCCGCGCTGGGCATCGACTGGGCCGAGGACGCCGACGCCGCGAGCCTGCTGATCGGCCTCGATCCGGCCAGCCCGGCCACGATGGCGCTGCTCGACGACGCCACCCGGCTGCTGCGCGGAGCGGGCTACACCGCCTTCGACGGAGCACCCCCGCACGTGCGCGGGCACGCGGGCATCGGAGCGCCGTACGCGCACGTCACCGCCCCGCTGCGGCGCCTGGTCGACCGCTTCGCCACGGAGGTCTGCCTCGCGGTGACCGCGGGCCGCGAGGTCCCGGACTGGGTGCGCGAGGCGCTGCCGGAGCTGCCCGCGGCGATGGAGAGCTCCGACCGGCTGGCCGCCCAGGTGGAGCGGGCCTGCATCGACCAGGCCGAGACGTGGACCCTCGCCGGTCAGGTCGGAAGACTTTTCCCGGCCGTGGTGTTGCGCACCAATGGGGAGAGCGGGGGAACCGTCTTCCTGCTCGATCCGCCCGTGCTCGGCAAGTGCCGGGGTGACGGGCTGGTCGAGGGCCAGCGGATCATGGCGAGGCTGCTGGAGGTCGACCCGGTCGCGCGCCGGGTGTCCTTCGAAGTCGCCTAG
- a CDS encoding C40 family peptidase — protein sequence MRRVVPVFLAITALGTIMVIAVVSALLGGAGKQQSGLSYCAPTEFGGNWSASGAAQGEADAAKLGDESRQIVAMIISMGKQRNLPPKAWQIAIQAGRTESGLRNLSYGDRDSVGIFQIRGMHGSLSDRMSIPWQITWFYDTLERIPNWEDMRPGDAAQRVERSAFPLRYHRWESMAVFLISQLGGDVQPASCETLPAPSQVAQAAIAFALGEIGKPYVWGATGPSSYDCSGLMLRAYRAAGVNLPRVSRDQWKAGAYIPRSQAQPGDLLFWAYDTRNPATIHHVAMYLGNGEMVEAPYSGKDVRRVTVDRYPGLLDYVVRPTA from the coding sequence ATGAGGCGTGTCGTCCCCGTGTTTCTGGCGATCACGGCCCTCGGCACGATCATGGTGATCGCCGTGGTCTCCGCGCTGCTCGGCGGTGCGGGCAAGCAGCAGAGCGGGCTGTCCTACTGCGCGCCGACGGAGTTCGGCGGCAACTGGTCGGCCTCCGGCGCCGCGCAGGGCGAGGCGGACGCCGCCAAGCTCGGCGACGAGTCCCGGCAGATCGTCGCGATGATCATCTCCATGGGCAAGCAGCGGAACCTGCCGCCCAAGGCGTGGCAGATCGCGATCCAGGCAGGCCGCACCGAGTCCGGGTTGCGCAATCTCAGCTACGGCGACCGGGACTCCGTCGGCATCTTCCAGATCCGCGGGATGCACGGGTCGCTGTCGGACCGGATGAGCATCCCGTGGCAGATCACGTGGTTCTACGACACGCTCGAACGCATCCCGAACTGGGAGGACATGCGGCCCGGCGACGCGGCGCAGCGGGTGGAGCGCTCGGCGTTCCCGCTGCGCTACCACCGCTGGGAGTCGATGGCGGTCTTCCTGATCAGCCAGCTCGGCGGGGACGTCCAGCCTGCCAGCTGCGAGACCCTGCCCGCGCCGTCCCAGGTGGCGCAGGCGGCGATCGCCTTCGCGCTCGGCGAGATCGGCAAGCCGTACGTGTGGGGCGCCACGGGCCCCAGCTCCTACGACTGCTCCGGGCTGATGCTGCGCGCCTACCGCGCGGCCGGGGTGAACCTGCCCCGCGTGTCCCGCGACCAGTGGAAGGCGGGCGCCTACATCCCCCGGTCCCAAGCCCAGCCGGGTGATCTGTTGTTCTGGGCCTACGACACGCGCAACCCCGCGACGATCCATCACGTGGCCATGTACCTGGGCAACGGTGAGATGGTGGAGGCGCCGTACAGCGGCAAGGATGTCCGCAGGGTCACCGTCGACCGGTATCCGGGACTGCTGGACTACGTGGTCCGGCCGACGGCCTGA
- a CDS encoding bifunctional RNase H/acid phosphatase, whose protein sequence is MTTRVIVEADGGSRGNPGPAGYGAVVLDAATGEVLAERSAGIGVATNNVAEYQGLIAGLTAAVDLGAETVEVRMDSKLVIEQMAGRWKVKHPAMQPLAAEAKRLAADLGRIQWTWVPRDRNKRADRLANLAMDAQEGKPAPQAQAKPAAPPSWTGATGVPTRLVLLRHGQTPLSVERRYSGRGDAVLTEEGQRQAAAAAQRLGKLTDVAAVVSSPLSRAADTARAVADALDLEPVTLDGLTETDFGDWEGLTFAEAAERDPELHRAWLADTALAPPGGGESFDTVHRRVRRCRDDLIARYGGSTIVVVSHVTPIKALLRMALDVGPSLLFRLHLDLASVSVAEFYPDGHASVRLVNDTSHLG, encoded by the coding sequence GTGACCACGCGCGTGATCGTCGAGGCTGACGGTGGTTCCCGGGGCAACCCGGGGCCCGCCGGGTACGGCGCCGTCGTCCTCGACGCCGCGACGGGTGAGGTGCTGGCGGAGCGCTCCGCGGGCATTGGCGTCGCCACCAACAACGTCGCCGAGTACCAGGGCCTGATCGCCGGGCTCACCGCCGCGGTCGACCTCGGTGCGGAGACCGTCGAGGTGCGGATGGACTCCAAGCTGGTCATCGAGCAGATGGCCGGACGGTGGAAGGTCAAGCACCCCGCGATGCAACCGCTGGCCGCCGAGGCGAAGCGGCTGGCCGCCGACCTGGGCCGGATCCAGTGGACCTGGGTGCCGCGCGACCGCAACAAGCGCGCGGACCGGCTGGCCAACCTGGCCATGGACGCCCAGGAAGGCAAGCCTGCCCCGCAAGCGCAGGCCAAGCCCGCCGCGCCCCCGTCGTGGACCGGCGCGACCGGCGTCCCGACCAGGCTGGTCCTGCTGCGCCACGGTCAGACCCCGTTGTCGGTGGAGCGCCGCTACTCCGGCCGCGGCGACGCCGTGCTGACCGAGGAAGGGCAGCGGCAGGCCGCCGCGGCCGCGCAGCGGCTGGGCAAGCTGACCGACGTCGCCGCCGTGGTCAGCTCCCCGCTGTCCAGGGCGGCGGACACCGCTCGCGCCGTCGCGGACGCCCTCGACCTGGAGCCGGTCACGCTCGACGGGCTGACCGAGACCGACTTCGGCGACTGGGAGGGGCTGACCTTCGCCGAGGCCGCCGAGCGCGACCCGGAGCTGCACCGCGCCTGGCTGGCCGACACCGCGCTGGCCCCGCCCGGCGGGGGCGAGAGCTTCGACACCGTGCACCGCCGCGTGCGCCGCTGCCGGGACGACCTGATCGCCCGGTACGGCGGCTCGACGATCGTGGTGGTCAGCCACGTCACCCCGATCAAGGCGCTGTTGCGGATGGCGCTGGACGTGGGCCCGTCGCTGCTGTTCCGGCTGCACCTGGACCTGGCGTCGGTCTCGGTCGCGGAGTTCTACCCCGACGGGCACGCCTCGGTGCGGCTGGTCAACGACACCTCGCACCTGGGGTGA
- a CDS encoding glutathione S-transferase family protein — protein sequence MATAQFGSETSQRGEWVRQANRFTDRIGSAEWPVEAGRYRLVVSLACPWAHRAVIVRRLLGLEDAISLGVVDPIRDDKGWRFTLDEGDRDPVLGIGFLSEAYLATDPGFAGRFTVPSIVDVPSGKVVTNDYPQITIDFSLRWKAFHREGAPNLYPETLREEIDAINAEVYRDVNNGVYRCGFATSQQAYDKAYDALFARLDALSARLSDQRYLVGDTITEADIRLFTTLVRFDAVYHGHFKTNRHKLTEMPVLWAYARDLFTTPGFGETVDFDHIKRHYYATHHQLNPSLIVPKGPDLGAWYEPHGREALGGSPFGPGTPPR from the coding sequence ATGGCGACAGCGCAGTTCGGCTCCGAAACGTCCCAACGCGGTGAGTGGGTCCGTCAGGCGAACCGCTTCACTGACCGCATCGGCTCCGCGGAGTGGCCTGTCGAAGCGGGCCGCTACCGCCTGGTGGTCTCGCTGGCCTGCCCGTGGGCGCACCGCGCGGTGATCGTCCGTCGGTTGCTCGGTCTTGAAGACGCCATCTCCCTCGGTGTCGTCGACCCGATCCGGGACGACAAGGGCTGGCGGTTCACCCTCGACGAAGGCGACCGCGATCCCGTGCTGGGCATCGGTTTCCTGTCCGAGGCGTACCTGGCGACCGATCCGGGGTTCGCCGGCCGGTTCACCGTGCCGAGCATCGTCGACGTGCCCAGCGGCAAGGTCGTCACCAACGACTACCCGCAGATCACTATCGACTTCTCCTTGCGGTGGAAGGCTTTTCACCGCGAAGGCGCGCCGAACCTGTACCCGGAGACGCTGCGCGAGGAGATCGACGCGATCAACGCGGAGGTCTACCGCGATGTGAACAACGGCGTCTACCGGTGCGGTTTCGCGACCTCGCAGCAGGCCTACGACAAGGCCTACGACGCGTTGTTCGCGCGGCTGGACGCGCTCAGCGCCCGCCTGTCCGACCAGCGCTACCTCGTCGGTGACACGATCACCGAAGCCGACATCCGGCTGTTCACCACGCTCGTCCGCTTCGACGCGGTCTACCACGGGCACTTCAAGACCAACCGGCACAAGCTCACCGAGATGCCGGTGCTGTGGGCCTACGCCCGGGACCTGTTCACCACGCCGGGTTTCGGCGAGACGGTCGACTTCGACCACATCAAGCGGCACTACTACGCCACGCACCACCAGCTGAACCCGAGCCTCATCGTGCCCAAGGGCCCGGACCTCGGCGCCTGGTACGAGCCGCACGGCAGGGAAGCCCTCGGCGGCAGCCCCTTCGGACCGGGGACACCGCCGAGGTAG
- a CDS encoding ATP-binding protein has protein sequence MDGSTRHHRQGTRGKADQRVHSKRGRRLPGEQSVPTYTPSISARSIDGHLLRTSQDVYAWYRLSPQRWSFRSDSQRQDLIHAIAGQYAELQGRWLHLRVTNRPYPIRMWAEAHVHNAVGRLPDTPGALSFDDYMVGEQQQLMGRSMAEKEVYLGVQVQTRNVMDRAVERAAPVLRKIFPEAVDAELVALDSEVEHLDQVIGSAGLEGRPVTAEEMSWLMHRSCSLGLPAPRNLPAVPAAEWEPEDLASFTDAADFHQEPYAPTVTVRGRTGSNAGTTKNVVVLTVGMMHGLQIPEIDDPWVQRSDRLPASVEWSARIYVRKPEDVTGELQRQMNKVRSQVRHYTDEHELEPPQSLARQAARVLEIDDEMTSGFTALATRVRSWWRLAVSGNTERDALRLAQQLVELYKPKIAIEHPEAQYAMAREFVPGEPLASAAYLRRGSVIWAASAVPTATAEVGDRRGILLGETCTATRRPVAWDPWMAQEIRDASGLTAMVAGLGGGKSFLGGGIVYKTLRAGAYWTVLDPSGPLAKLCDLPELRPYARPINLLNAQPGILNPYRVVAEPQLEHFLDEEDPERAWRREKALAAATRRRLVLDVLTGLLPYEVSRMPQTRIVLLRAVRTVGGRPNANPSMVFDALRRDASEHHEHATVVADFLDEMRERMSLLIPEHDADPYSETRDDRFTVLTMAGLTLPKESVGREHWTDAESLGVEMLNLAAWLTQRSIYERPKDQRKGVWIDEAFFLSEVPTGRVLMNRFARDSRKWNVRVLLSSQIPADFLKIQGFVSLLDSVFVGRLDDENAQADALRLLKVPVGAGYEQVVASLGRRPGGVRTSATERDQSPRQFIFGDGAGGVERIRIDFGGPHLAHLRGAMDTTPDAIRGDAVKSAAAVRAQDAAQARIDAAVPDLAGEDYLDAELEAALDEVGLDSDDFDPRPDGTDDRGGRSRVGRDSAA, from the coding sequence ATGGACGGGTCGACCCGTCACCACCGCCAGGGCACGCGCGGCAAAGCCGACCAGCGGGTGCACAGCAAGAGAGGTCGCAGACTGCCCGGTGAGCAGTCGGTGCCGACCTACACGCCGTCCATCTCGGCGCGCAGCATCGACGGCCACCTGCTGCGCACCAGCCAGGACGTCTACGCCTGGTACCGGCTCTCGCCGCAGCGCTGGTCGTTCCGCTCGGACTCGCAGCGCCAGGACCTGATCCACGCGATCGCCGGGCAGTACGCCGAGCTGCAGGGCCGGTGGCTGCACCTGCGGGTGACCAACCGGCCGTACCCGATCCGCATGTGGGCCGAGGCGCACGTGCACAACGCGGTCGGCAGGCTGCCGGACACCCCGGGCGCGCTGTCCTTCGACGACTACATGGTCGGCGAGCAGCAGCAGCTGATGGGCCGCTCCATGGCGGAGAAGGAGGTCTACCTCGGCGTCCAGGTGCAGACCCGCAACGTGATGGACCGCGCCGTCGAGCGGGCCGCACCGGTGCTGCGCAAGATCTTCCCCGAGGCCGTGGACGCCGAGCTGGTCGCGCTGGACAGCGAGGTCGAGCACCTGGACCAGGTGATCGGCTCCGCGGGCCTGGAGGGCCGCCCGGTCACGGCCGAGGAGATGTCCTGGCTGATGCACCGCTCGTGCTCGCTGGGCCTGCCCGCGCCGCGCAACCTGCCCGCCGTGCCCGCGGCCGAGTGGGAGCCGGAGGACCTGGCGTCCTTCACCGACGCCGCCGACTTCCACCAGGAGCCCTACGCGCCCACGGTCACCGTGCGCGGCCGCACCGGCTCCAACGCCGGCACCACCAAGAACGTCGTGGTGCTCACCGTCGGGATGATGCACGGCCTGCAGATCCCCGAGATCGACGACCCGTGGGTGCAGCGCTCGGACCGGCTGCCCGCGTCCGTGGAGTGGTCTGCCCGCATCTACGTGCGCAAACCCGAGGACGTCACGGGTGAGCTGCAGCGGCAGATGAACAAGGTCCGCTCGCAGGTCCGGCACTACACCGACGAGCACGAGCTGGAGCCGCCGCAGTCGCTGGCCCGCCAGGCCGCGCGGGTGCTGGAGATCGACGACGAGATGACCTCCGGCTTCACCGCGCTGGCCACCCGGGTGCGCTCGTGGTGGCGGCTGGCGGTGTCCGGAAACACCGAGCGCGACGCGCTGCGGCTGGCCCAGCAGCTGGTCGAGCTGTACAAGCCGAAGATCGCCATCGAGCACCCCGAGGCCCAGTACGCGATGGCCAGGGAGTTCGTCCCCGGCGAGCCGCTGGCCTCGGCCGCCTACCTGCGCAGGGGCTCGGTGATCTGGGCCGCATCGGCCGTGCCGACGGCGACCGCGGAGGTCGGCGACCGGCGCGGCATCCTGCTCGGCGAGACCTGCACCGCGACCCGCCGCCCGGTGGCGTGGGACCCGTGGATGGCCCAGGAGATCCGCGACGCCTCCGGTCTGACCGCGATGGTGGCCGGCCTCGGTGGCGGTAAGTCCTTCCTCGGCGGCGGCATCGTCTACAAGACGCTGCGCGCCGGGGCCTACTGGACGGTGCTCGACCCCTCCGGCCCGCTGGCGAAGCTGTGCGACCTGCCGGAGCTGCGGCCGTACGCGCGGCCGATCAACCTGCTCAACGCCCAGCCCGGCATCCTCAACCCGTACCGCGTGGTCGCCGAGCCCCAGCTGGAGCACTTCCTCGACGAGGAGGACCCCGAGCGGGCGTGGCGCAGGGAGAAGGCGCTCGCCGCCGCCACCCGCCGCCGCCTCGTGCTGGACGTGCTGACCGGTCTGCTGCCCTACGAGGTCTCGCGGATGCCGCAGACCAGGATCGTGCTGTTGCGCGCGGTCCGCACCGTCGGCGGGCGGCCCAACGCCAACCCGAGCATGGTCTTCGACGCGCTGCGCCGCGACGCGTCCGAGCACCACGAGCACGCGACCGTGGTCGCGGACTTCCTCGACGAGATGCGGGAACGGATGTCGCTGCTCATCCCCGAGCACGACGCCGACCCGTACTCCGAGACCCGGGACGACCGGTTCACCGTGCTCACCATGGCCGGGCTGACCCTGCCCAAGGAGTCGGTCGGCCGCGAGCACTGGACCGACGCGGAGTCCCTCGGTGTGGAGATGCTCAACCTCGCCGCGTGGCTCACCCAGCGCTCCATCTACGAGCGGCCCAAGGACCAGCGCAAGGGCGTGTGGATCGACGAGGCGTTCTTCCTCTCCGAGGTTCCCACCGGCCGCGTGCTGATGAACCGCTTCGCCCGCGACTCCCGCAAGTGGAACGTCCGGGTGCTGCTGTCGTCCCAGATCCCCGCCGACTTCCTGAAGATCCAGGGCTTCGTCTCGCTGCTGGACTCCGTCTTCGTCGGCCGCCTCGACGACGAGAACGCCCAGGCCGACGCGCTGCGGCTGCTCAAGGTGCCCGTCGGCGCCGGCTACGAGCAGGTCGTCGCCAGCCTCGGGCGCAGGCCCGGCGGAGTGCGCACCTCGGCCACCGAACGCGACCAGTCCCCGCGCCAGTTCATCTTCGGCGACGGCGCGGGCGGGGTCGAGCGCATCCGGATCGACTTCGGCGGTCCCCACCTCGCGCACCTGCGCGGGGCGATGGACACCACGCCCGACGCGATCCGCGGCGACGCGGTGAAGTCCGCGGCGGCCGTGCGGGCCCAGGACGCGGCCCAGGCACGGATCGACGCGGCCGTTCCGGATCTGGCCGGGGAGGACTATTTGGACGCCGAACTGGAGGCCGCCCTCGACGAGGTCGGCCTGGACTCCGACGACTTCGACCCACGACCGGACGGGACCGACGACAGGGGCGGCAGGAGCCGTGTTGGGCGGGACAGCGCCGCATGA
- the npdG gene encoding NADPH-dependent F420 reductase, whose product MTEADVRSLTVGVFGGTGAQGKGLAYRWAKAGVKVVIGSRDAARAEAAAEELAQATGGDVTGADNASCAETADILLVAVPWDAHAKTLEPLREALAGKIVIDCVNPLGFDKQGPYALAVEEGSAAQQAAALLPESRVTAAFHHVSAVLLADPEVAEVDTDVLVLGDDREATDTVRALADLVPGMRGVFGGRLRNAGQVEALTANLIAINKRYKAHAGIRITDV is encoded by the coding sequence GTGACTGAAGCCGATGTGCGTTCGCTGACCGTCGGGGTGTTCGGCGGCACCGGAGCGCAGGGCAAGGGCCTCGCGTACCGCTGGGCGAAGGCGGGGGTGAAGGTCGTCATCGGCTCCCGTGACGCCGCCCGTGCCGAAGCCGCCGCGGAGGAACTCGCCCAGGCGACCGGTGGCGATGTCACCGGCGCGGACAACGCCTCCTGCGCGGAGACCGCGGACATCCTGCTGGTCGCGGTGCCGTGGGACGCGCACGCGAAGACCCTGGAGCCGCTCCGTGAGGCGCTGGCCGGGAAGATCGTCATCGACTGCGTCAACCCGTTGGGCTTCGACAAGCAGGGACCGTACGCCCTGGCGGTCGAGGAGGGCAGCGCGGCGCAGCAGGCCGCGGCATTGCTGCCGGAGTCCCGGGTGACGGCCGCCTTCCACCACGTCTCGGCGGTGCTGCTGGCCGATCCGGAGGTGGCGGAGGTCGACACCGATGTGCTGGTGCTCGGTGACGACCGCGAGGCCACCGACACCGTTCGCGCCCTGGCGGACCTGGTCCCGGGCATGCGCGGGGTCTTCGGTGGCCGTCTGCGCAACGCCGGTCAGGTCGAGGCGCTCACCGCGAACCTGATCGCGATCAACAAGCGCTACAAGGCGCACGCGGGCATCCGGATCACCGACGTCTGA
- a CDS encoding helical backbone metal receptor, with protein sequence MPLKDDLGAPVELRERPRRVVSLVPSLTEVLATDARDALVGVTDYCTHPADLDLPRIGGSKYPKVSEVLAVRPDLVVANSEENRPEEVAALREAGVPVWVTEAPATVPAALASIRRLLGEAFDLAEPEWLREAERLWNRDLPPVTATAIVPVWRKPWIVVGRDTFAGDVLRRLGVANAYADHEERYPRPELDELQAVGADLVVLPDEPYEFTADDGPESFPRIRSVLVNGRFLTWYGPSLVHAHAELAAALEPRPTDQA encoded by the coding sequence ATGCCCCTGAAAGACGACCTCGGCGCGCCCGTCGAGCTGCGTGAGCGGCCTCGGCGGGTCGTGTCGTTGGTGCCCTCGTTGACCGAGGTGCTGGCCACGGACGCCCGTGACGCGCTTGTCGGCGTCACGGACTACTGCACGCATCCGGCTGACCTCGACCTGCCCAGGATCGGCGGGTCGAAGTACCCCAAGGTCAGCGAGGTCCTGGCGGTGCGACCGGACCTCGTCGTGGCGAACTCCGAGGAGAACCGCCCGGAGGAGGTCGCGGCGCTGCGCGAGGCCGGAGTGCCGGTGTGGGTGACCGAGGCCCCTGCGACCGTGCCCGCAGCGCTCGCCTCGATCCGCAGGTTGCTGGGCGAGGCGTTCGACCTCGCCGAGCCGGAGTGGCTGCGCGAGGCGGAGCGCCTGTGGAACCGCGACCTCCCGCCCGTCACCGCGACCGCGATCGTGCCGGTGTGGCGGAAGCCGTGGATCGTCGTCGGCCGGGACACGTTCGCGGGTGACGTGCTCCGCAGGCTCGGCGTCGCGAACGCCTACGCCGACCACGAGGAACGCTATCCGCGCCCCGAGCTCGACGAACTCCAGGCGGTGGGCGCGGACCTGGTCGTGCTGCCCGACGAGCCGTACGAGTTCACCGCTGATGACGGCCCGGAATCCTTCCCCAGGATCAGGTCCGTGCTGGTGAACGGCCGCTTCCTGACCTGGTACGGCCCTTCCTTGGTTCACGCGCACGCCGAACTCGCCGCCGCGCTGGAGCCGCGTCCCACCGATCAAGCCTGA